A window of the Falco rusticolus isolate bFalRus1 chromosome 1, bFalRus1.pri, whole genome shotgun sequence genome harbors these coding sequences:
- the FNIP2 gene encoding folliculin-interacting protein 2 isoform X4, whose product MAPTLLQKLFNKRGGSAAAPHGRAPGEGPAFSWTFSEFDLNEIRLIVYQDCERRGRQVLFDSKAVRKIDEAVVQKMAEDASAKASAKNCQASNGNNNISSHSPSISCMQNIKEQISKYQYTRPVSDVNMLGEMMFGSVAMSYKGSTLKIHYIRSPPQLMISKVFSARVGSFSGSNNNLQDSFEYINQDPSLGKLSSNQNGLGTCRSGSNLAHSTPVDMPSRGQNEDRDSGIARSASLSSLLVTPFPSPSSSASSSSSYQRRWLRSQTTSLENGIIPRWSTEEMFSMADESCSSNPAMVRRKKIAISIIFSLPEKEEAQRNFQDFFFSHFPLFESHMNKLKYAIEKAMISCRKIAESSQRVQVYISRVMDALGEFRVTIWNLYSVPRIAEPVWLNMMSSTLEKNQLCQRFLKEFTFLIEQINKNQFFAALLTAVLTYHLAWVPTVMPVDHPPIKAFSEKRTSQSVNMLAKSHPYNPLWAQLGDLYGAIGSPVRLTRTVIVGKRKELVQRLLYVLTYFIRCSELQENQLTWSEKAGEGEQVLNGSKITTALEKGEVEESDYVVVTVKNEPALVPPILPPKNDGSKNSGIAEWVHDPESTRAIPASSKEKREAIGKSSQNSEMSVDCLTSSFRKGAADGRKRTVTDTGIVSYHFEEPSKLEDLMDMKKNKNQNERRVEKQLSSRSSALPCPERSGHRSSHLEKVTFQIGSSASPESDLETHRREMEENLKALKKNPEVIHCASSPTNLAVDASQNRKESSEAAFIHFSKHTVCYAQIPPREGKEGILNQHTESKGTETNLANMVSSEPVLPTDNVETVKLPRLKETRTLCSGNLENCSPGCIEVGSAIKQDSPKVGAEDVPYGDAGRKTPFRAEGDIPRNESSDSALGASDEEGDCCIPDEVHHDNVSKRLEEFAEVELPLPRSSTISSQCVKNFGRSLLGGYCHTYIPDLVLHGINNDEKLRQCLLADLLHAMHHPVLDEPIAEAVCIIADTDKWNVQVATSQRKMMDNMKLGKDVLVSSQVSSLLQSILQLYKLNIPADFCIMHLEDRLQEMYLKSKMLSEYLRGHTRVHVKELGIVLGIESNDLPLLAAIASTHSPYVAQILL is encoded by the exons CTGGACTTTTTCAGAGTTTGACTTGAATGAGATCCGCCTGATAGTTTACCAAGACTGTGAGAGGAGAGGCAGACAAGTCTTATTTGATTCCAAAGCAGTCCGCAAAATCGATGAAGCTGTGGTTCAG AAAATGGCAGAGGATGCTTCTGCAAAGGCGTCTGCCAAGAACTGCCAAGCAAGCAATGGGAACAACAATATTTCTTCCCATAGTCCCTCAATAAGCTGTatgcaaaatataaaagaacAGATCTCGAAGTATCAG TACACCAGACCAGTCTCTGATGTCAACATGCTGGGAGAAATGATGTTTGGCTCGGTGGCAATGAGTTACAAAGGCTCCACCTTGAAAATTCACTATATACG CTCTCCCCCACAGCTGATGATAAGTAAAGTCTTCTCAGCCAGGGTAGGAAGCTTCAGTGGAAGCAACAATAA CTTACAAGACAGCTTTGAATACATCAACCAAGATCCCAGCCTGGGAAAGCTGAGCTCGAATCAGAATGGTTTGGGAACCTGTCGCAGTGGAAGTAATTTAG CGCACAGCACGCCTGTTGATATGCCTAGCAGAGGACAAAATGAGGACAGAGACAGTGGCATTGCTCGGTCAG CATCTCTGAGCAGTCTTCTGGTCACTCCTTTTCCATCTCCAAGCTCTTCAGCATCGTCTTCTAGCAGCTACCAACGTCGCTGGCTCCGAAGTCAGACAACCAGTTTAGAGAATGGAATTATTCCAAGGTG GTCCACTGAAGAAATGTTTAGCATGGCTGATGAAAGCTGCAGCTCCAATCCTGCAATGGTTCGAAGGAAAAAAATTGCGATCAGCATAATCTTTTCTCTGCCTGAAAAAGAAGAAGCACAGAGAAACTtccaggatttctttttctctcactttccTCTTTTTGAATCTCACATGAACAAGCTGAAATATGCAATAGAAAAG GCCATGATCTCATGTAGAAAAATAGCAGAATCCAGCCAAAGAGTGCAGGTTTATATCAGCCGTGTCATGGATGCCCTGGGAGAATTCAG AGTTACCATCTGGAACCTATATTCTGTTCCAAGGATTGCAGAGCCTGTGTGGCTTAATATGATGTCTAGCACCCTGGAAAAGAACCAGCTATGCCAGCGTTTTCTTAAAGAATTTACATTTCTGATAGAACAGATCAACAAAAATCA gttctttgctgctttgttaaCAGCAGTGCTGACATATCATCTGGCTTGGGTCCCAACAGTAATGCCGGTTGACCATCCTCCCATAAAGGCCTTCTCTGAGAAGCGTACATCACAGTCTGTGAACATGCTGGCAAAATCCCATCCATACAACCCTCTCTGGGCACAGCTTG GCGATCTCTACGGTGCCATAGGCTCTCCAGTTAGATTGACTCGAACTGTTATTGTTGGGAAACGCAAGGAGTTGGTGCAGCGCTTGCTCTATGTTCTAACTTATTTCATTCGGTGCTCTGAGCTGCAGGAAAATCAGCTGACATGGAGTGAgaaggctggggaaggagagcaggTGCTAAATGGAAGCAAGATCACAACTGCACTGGAAAAGGGAGAGGTAGAGGAGTCTGATTATGTGGTTGTCACTGTTAAAAATGAGCCTGCTCTTGTGCCTCCAATCCTACCTCCAAAGAATGATGGAAGTAAGAACAGTGGTATTGCAGAGTGGGTACATGACCCAGAAAGCACTCGTGCTATCCCAGCCTCctcaaaagaaaagagggaagcaATAGGAAAGTCCAGTCAGAACTCTGAAATGTCTGTTGATTGTCTAACTAGCAGTTTCCGTAAAGGAGCAGCTGATGGGAGGAAAAGAACCGTCACTGATACAGGAATCGTATCCTACCACTTTGAAGAGCCATCTAAATTGGAGGATTTAATggatatgaagaaaaacaagaaccAGAATGAGAGAAGAGTGGAAAAGCAGTTGTCTAGTAGGTCATCTGCATTACCTTGTCCTGAAAGGTCTGGCCACAGGAGTTCACACTTGGAAAAGGTCACCTTTCAGATTGGAAGCTCTGCGTCACCAGAGTCAGACTTAGAAACTCATagaagggaaatggaagaaaatctgaaggcattaaaaaaaaatccagaggtGATACATTGTGCCTCAAGTCCCACAAATCTGGCTGTGGATGCTTCCCAGAATCGAAAGGAAAGTTCTGAAGCTGCCTTTATACACTTCAGTAAACATACTGTTTGTTACGCACAAATCCCACCTCGTGAGGGGAAGGAGGGTATACTTAACCAACATACAGAAAGTAAAGGAACTGAAACAAACTTAGCGAACATGGTATCTAGTGAACCAGTTTTGCCCACAGATAATGTAGAAACTGTAAAATTGCCAAGACTGAAAGAAACTAGAACTTTATGCTCTGGCAATCTGGAGAACTGTTCCCCTGGCTGCATAGAAGTAGGTTCTGCTATCAAACAGGATTCCCCTAAAGTAGGTGCTGAAGATGTCCCCTATGGGGATGCTGGAAGGAAAACCCCCTTCAGAGCTGAAGGGGACATTCCAAGGAACGAGAGTTCAGACAGTGCTCTTGGAGCCAGCGATGAAGAAGGTGATTGTTGTATCCCTGATGAAGTGCATCACGATAACGTCAGCAAAAGACTGGAAGAGTTTGCAGAAGTGGAACTTCCTTTACCAAG gTCAAGTACAATCAGCAGTCAGTGTGTGAAAAATTTTGGAAGATCACTTCTAGGTGGTTACTGTCATACGTATATACCTGATCTAGTGCTGCATGGAATAAATAATGATGAGAAACTTAGGCAGTGTCTACTAGCAGACCTACTTCATGCAATGCAT CATCCAGTGCTAGATGAGCCCATAGCAGAAGCAGTCTGCATTATTGCAGACACAGATAAATGGAACGTACAAGTAGCTACAAGCCAGAGGAAGATGATGGACAATATGAAGCTAGGCAAGGATGTTTTGGTTTCAAGTCAAGTATCCAGTTTACTGCAGTCTATTTTACAGCTTTACAAACTCAACATCCCAGCTGACTTT TGCATAATGCATCTTGAGGATAGACTACAAGAGATGTatctcaaaagcaaaatgctttcagaGTATCTGCGAGGACATACAAGAGTGCATGTAAAAGAACTAGGAATTGTATTGGG gATTGAATCCAATGACTTGCCTTTGTTGGCTGCTATAGCAAGTACTCATTCCCCATATGTTGCTCAAATACTcttataa